A genomic stretch from Herpetosiphonaceae bacterium includes:
- the fabD gene encoding ACP S-malonyltransferase: protein MTTAWVFPGQGSQAVGMGREVYERYASARAVFDEADTVLGFPLSRLCFEGPDDELTLTENAQPALLTTSTALLAAVREQAGSEADLQPMYLAGHSLGEYSALVASGALEFGDALRLVRRRGELMAETPQGTMAAIMGLDEETLRAVCADASVAGPVVVATENSPAQYGISGSIAGVERALALAKQHGAKRAVRLHVSVALHSPLMESAARRFAREVAAIRRITPPRWPVIANATAEPLTDSDAIRAELIEQVTAPVRWIDGVRRMVADGVTRFVEIGHGHVLSGLIKRIAPGRELIGVNTVAAIEGWIARERQG from the coding sequence ATGACCACAGCCTGGGTGTTCCCCGGCCAAGGATCGCAGGCGGTCGGGATGGGCCGCGAAGTCTATGAGCGCTATGCTTCGGCGCGCGCTGTGTTCGATGAGGCCGATACGGTGTTGGGCTTTCCTCTGTCGCGGCTCTGCTTCGAGGGTCCCGACGACGAGCTGACGCTGACCGAGAATGCGCAGCCAGCGCTGCTGACGACGAGCACGGCGCTGCTGGCGGCGGTGCGCGAGCAGGCCGGATCGGAGGCTGATCTTCAGCCGATGTATCTGGCCGGACACTCGCTCGGCGAATATAGCGCGCTGGTCGCATCGGGCGCGCTGGAGTTTGGCGACGCGCTGCGGCTGGTGCGGCGGCGCGGCGAGCTGATGGCGGAGACGCCCCAGGGCACGATGGCGGCGATCATGGGGCTGGATGAGGAGACGCTGCGGGCGGTCTGCGCGGATGCCAGCGTGGCAGGGCCGGTTGTGGTGGCGACCGAGAACTCACCCGCGCAGTACGGGATCAGCGGTAGCATCGCGGGCGTCGAGCGGGCGCTGGCGCTGGCGAAGCAGCACGGCGCGAAGCGCGCGGTGCGGCTGCATGTTTCGGTGGCGCTGCACTCGCCGCTGATGGAGAGCGCGGCCCGGCGCTTCGCGCGCGAAGTCGCGGCGATCAGGCGGATCACGCCGCCCAGGTGGCCGGTGATCGCCAACGCGACCGCCGAGCCGCTGACCGACTCGGATGCGATCAGGGCTGAGCTGATCGAGCAAGTGACCGCGCCGGTGCGCTGGATCGACGGCGTGCGACGGATGGTAGCCGATGGCGTGACGCGCTTTGTCGAGATCGGTCATGGTCACGTGCTCAGCGGCCTGATCAAGCGTATCGCGCCTGGCCGCGAGCTGATCGGCGTCAACACGGTCGCGGCGATCGAAGGCTGGATCGCGCGCGAGCGGCAGGGCTAG
- a CDS encoding 3-oxoacyl-ACP reductase family protein gives MTLPRLPLEDQVAIVTGASRGIGRAIALALSEAGARVVVNYQHNSNGAAEVAGLISGRGGAALSHGADVCVPIEVRQMVDVTMERWGRVDILVNNAGVTRDAPFARMQDQQWHAVMEIDLTSAFVCVQAVLPVMEQRGYGRIVNVSSLAGLAGNVGQVNYAAAKAGLIALTKELARELAPHGITVNAVAPGYIETDMIEQVPERQLQWALNAIPLGRFGSPEEVASAVRFLSLPEASYITGHTLVVDGGWVMP, from the coding sequence ATGACGCTGCCGCGCTTACCACTCGAAGATCAGGTCGCGATCGTCACGGGCGCGTCGCGCGGCATCGGGCGGGCGATTGCGCTCGCGCTCAGCGAGGCCGGAGCGCGCGTGGTGGTCAACTACCAGCACAACAGCAACGGCGCGGCTGAGGTGGCCGGGCTGATCAGCGGGCGCGGCGGCGCGGCGCTGAGCCACGGCGCGGATGTGTGTGTGCCGATCGAGGTGCGGCAGATGGTTGATGTAACGATGGAGCGCTGGGGCCGCGTCGATATTCTGGTCAATAATGCGGGCGTGACGCGCGACGCGCCTTTTGCTCGGATGCAGGATCAGCAGTGGCACGCGGTGATGGAGATCGATCTGACCTCGGCGTTTGTCTGCGTGCAGGCGGTGCTGCCGGTGATGGAGCAGCGCGGCTATGGCCGGATCGTCAACGTCTCGTCGCTGGCGGGTCTGGCCGGCAACGTCGGGCAGGTCAACTATGCAGCGGCCAAGGCGGGGCTGATCGCGCTGACCAAGGAGCTGGCCCGCGAGCTTGCGCCGCACGGCATCACCGTCAACGCGGTCGCGCCCGGCTACATCGAAACCGACATGATCGAGCAGGTGCCCGAACGTCAGCTACAATGGGCGCTGAACGCGATCCCGCTTGGTCGATTCGGCAGCCCTGAGGAGGTGGCGTCGGCGGTGCGTTTTCTGTCACTGCCCGAAGCCTCGTACATCACCGGCCATACGCTGGTGGTCGATGGCGGCTGGGTGATGCCGTGA
- a CDS encoding 3-oxoacyl-ACP reductase family protein: MDFSDQVVVVTGGSRGIGAATVRMLAAGGARVLFCYRERTEAAQAVLAECADLRGEVQARQADVRDKAQVTALIAESIERWGRLDVLINNAAILRNSLARDMALDTWHEVIAADLTSAYFTCKAALKPMMKARYGRIVNVTGLQGKAGGYAQPNYAAAAGGILGMTRALAREVAPWSITVNAVAAGLVETEMLRQQPPELLKMGIEIAALRRVGTPEEVAYAVAFLAAPGASFITGQTLAVDGGWTMA; encoded by the coding sequence ATGGATTTTTCTGATCAAGTCGTCGTCGTCACCGGCGGATCGCGTGGGATCGGCGCTGCAACCGTGCGCATGCTGGCGGCGGGCGGCGCGCGGGTGCTCTTCTGCTATCGGGAGCGGACGGAGGCGGCGCAGGCGGTGCTGGCCGAGTGCGCCGATCTGCGCGGCGAGGTCCAGGCGCGCCAGGCGGATGTGCGCGACAAAGCGCAGGTTACGGCGCTGATCGCGGAGTCGATCGAGCGCTGGGGCAGGCTGGATGTGCTGATCAACAACGCGGCGATCCTGCGCAATAGCCTGGCGCGCGACATGGCGCTGGACACCTGGCACGAGGTGATCGCCGCCGACTTGACGAGCGCCTACTTTACGTGTAAAGCTGCGCTCAAGCCGATGATGAAGGCGCGCTATGGCCGGATCGTCAACGTCACCGGGCTTCAGGGCAAGGCGGGCGGCTACGCGCAGCCGAACTACGCCGCCGCCGCTGGTGGTATCCTGGGGATGACGCGAGCGCTGGCCCGTGAGGTCGCGCCGTGGAGCATCACCGTCAACGCGGTTGCTGCGGGCCTGGTGGAGACTGAGATGCTGCGGCAGCAGCCGCCTGAGCTGCTAAAGATGGGCATCGAGATTGCAGCGCTGCGGCGTGTGGGCACGCCCGAAGAGGTAGCGTACGCCGTGGCGTTTCTGGCCGCGCCCGGCGCGTCGTTCATCACCGGGCAGACGCTCGCCGTGGATGGCGGCTGGACGATGGCGTGA
- the fabG gene encoding 3-oxoacyl-ACP reductase FabG — translation MQIDLSNKVAIVTGASRGIGRAIALELARSGASVVVNYRGQQQAAAEVVAAIEAAGGRATGVQADVGQSADIERLLKTTQETYGGLHILVNNAGITRDNLLLRMKDDEWDAVMTTNLRSVYLLSKAALRPMMKARWGRIITITSVVGLTGNAGQANYAAAKAGLIGFTKSVAREMASRGITANAVAPGYVETDITRDLSEEVKATALANIPVGRFGQPEDIAGIVAFLASDAATYITGQTIAVDGGMTMY, via the coding sequence ATGCAGATCGATCTATCGAACAAGGTTGCGATCGTCACGGGCGCGTCGCGCGGCATCGGGCGGGCGATTGCGCTGGAGCTGGCGCGCAGCGGCGCGAGCGTCGTCGTCAACTATCGCGGTCAGCAGCAGGCGGCGGCTGAGGTCGTGGCGGCGATCGAGGCTGCGGGCGGCAGGGCGACCGGGGTGCAGGCGGATGTTGGGCAGAGCGCCGACATCGAGCGGCTGCTCAAGACGACGCAGGAGACGTACGGCGGGCTGCACATCCTGGTCAACAACGCCGGGATCACCCGCGATAATCTGCTGCTGCGCATGAAGGACGACGAGTGGGACGCCGTGATGACGACCAATCTGCGGTCGGTCTATCTGCTGAGCAAGGCGGCGCTGCGTCCGATGATGAAGGCGCGCTGGGGGCGGATCATCACGATCACCTCGGTGGTGGGGCTGACTGGCAACGCGGGCCAGGCGAACTACGCGGCGGCCAAGGCGGGCCTGATCGGCTTCACCAAGTCTGTGGCGCGCGAGATGGCCTCGCGTGGTATTACCGCCAACGCGGTCGCGCCCGGCTACGTCGAGACGGATATTACCAGGGACTTGTCGGAGGAGGTCAAGGCAACCGCGCTGGCAAACATTCCGGTAGGCCGCTTCGGACAGCCTGAAGATATCGCCGGCATCGTCGCCTTTCTTGCGTCCGACGCGGCCACGTATATCACGGGCCAGACGATCGCCGTCGATGGCGGCATGACAATGTACTAA
- the accC gene encoding acetyl-CoA carboxylase biotin carboxylase subunit: MLEKVLIANRGEIAVRIVRACHELGIRTVVAYSQADRDSLAVRLSDEAVCIGPPPPSKSYLSAPALISAALISGCDAVHPGYGFLSENPYFAEIVKQCQLTFIGPEPDVIAIMGDKSAARAAMSAAGLPVMPGSEQTLTNVDEARELAQEIGYPVLLKAAAGGGGRGMRIVPVESDLARAFATAKAEAEMSFGNGALYLEKFLPVARHIEIQVLGDNYGNMIHLGERECSIQRRHQKLLEESPSPVVDEALRRRMGEAAVSGAKAIDYTGAGTMEFLMDPQGNFYFIEMNTRIQVEHPITELVTGVDLVKWQLRIAAGERLTLQQADVRMTGHAIECRVNAEDPSREFMPQAGEVDLFLPPGGPGVRIDSHLYSSYVIPANYDSLLAKIIVWGGDRAEAISRMRRALDECIITGIKTTIPFQHALLDDDHFRRGDVSTGYLNEFINRYCE; the protein is encoded by the coding sequence ATGCTTGAAAAAGTCTTGATCGCCAATCGTGGAGAGATCGCAGTGCGGATTGTCCGCGCGTGCCACGAGCTTGGTATTCGCACGGTCGTCGCGTACTCGCAGGCCGACCGTGATTCGTTGGCTGTTCGGCTGTCGGATGAGGCCGTGTGTATCGGCCCGCCGCCGCCGAGCAAAAGCTACCTGAGCGCGCCCGCGCTGATCAGCGCGGCGCTGATCTCCGGCTGCGATGCGGTACATCCCGGCTACGGCTTTTTGTCGGAAAACCCCTACTTTGCCGAGATCGTCAAGCAGTGCCAGCTTACGTTTATCGGCCCGGAGCCCGACGTGATCGCGATCATGGGCGATAAATCGGCGGCGCGGGCTGCCATGAGCGCGGCTGGGCTGCCGGTGATGCCCGGCTCCGAGCAGACGTTGACGAACGTCGACGAGGCCCGCGAGCTGGCGCAGGAGATCGGCTATCCCGTGCTCTTGAAGGCGGCTGCCGGCGGCGGCGGTCGCGGCATGCGCATTGTGCCGGTCGAGTCCGATCTGGCGCGGGCGTTTGCCACAGCCAAGGCCGAGGCGGAGATGTCGTTTGGCAACGGCGCGCTCTACCTGGAAAAATTCTTGCCGGTCGCGCGTCATATCGAGATCCAGGTGCTGGGCGATAATTATGGCAACATGATCCACCTGGGCGAGCGCGAGTGCTCGATCCAGCGGCGGCACCAGAAGCTGCTCGAAGAGTCGCCATCGCCTGTGGTGGACGAGGCGCTGCGTCGGCGCATGGGCGAGGCAGCCGTATCGGGAGCCAAGGCGATCGACTATACCGGCGCGGGCACGATGGAGTTTTTGATGGACCCGCAGGGCAACTTCTACTTCATCGAGATGAACACGCGCATCCAGGTGGAGCATCCGATCACCGAGCTTGTCACGGGCGTCGATCTGGTCAAATGGCAACTGCGCATCGCGGCGGGCGAGCGGTTGACACTCCAACAAGCTGACGTTAGAATGACCGGACATGCGATAGAGTGCCGTGTCAATGCGGAAGATCCGTCGCGCGAGTTCATGCCACAGGCGGGCGAAGTCGATCTCTTCCTGCCGCCGGGCGGGCCGGGCGTGCGCATCGACTCGCATCTCTATTCGAGCTACGTCATCCCGGCGAACTACGACTCGCTGCTTGCCAAGATCATCGTGTGGGGCGGCGACCGGGCCGAGGCGATCAGCCGCATGCGGCGCGCGCTTGACGAATGTATCATCACCGGCATCAAGACCACCATCCCGTTTCAGCATGCGCTGCTCGACGATGACCATTTTCGGCGCGGCGACGTGTCGACCGGGTATCTGAACGAGTTTATCAATCGGTACTGTGAGTAA
- a CDS encoding Asp23/Gls24 family envelope stress response protein gives MAVPNGTVTMSPVALIGIISRTAQDVQGVARMGTVPPSRVGQLLTGSHTRGGVLARVDGAVSADVYVIAHNDANLLDVGQQVQAAVAHAIREMVGMDVREVNVYIQDVEAARG, from the coding sequence ATGGCTGTACCAAACGGAACGGTAACGATGTCGCCGGTAGCGCTGATCGGCATTATTAGTCGCACGGCACAGGATGTGCAGGGTGTGGCCCGTATGGGTACGGTACCACCATCCCGCGTCGGACAACTCTTGACCGGCAGCCACACCCGTGGCGGCGTGCTGGCGCGCGTGGATGGCGCGGTCAGCGCCGATGTGTATGTCATCGCGCACAACGACGCGAACCTGCTGGACGTTGGTCAGCAGGTCCAGGCGGCGGTAGCCCATGCGATTCGCGAGATGGTGGGCATGGATGTTCGTGAAGTGAACGTGTATATCCAGGACGTGGAGGCTGCGCGTGGCTAA
- the nusB gene encoding transcription antitermination factor NusB yields the protein MANVRHRARIAAMQVLFELDITDHPLDQVLQRRLDDEALPGDAAEFAQRIVRGAWERHTYLDNVIEQAAPNWPIYQMPAIEKAILRLAIWELLLNDQDPAPAKAVINEAVELAKHFGGDNSSRFVNGVLGTVVSQRES from the coding sequence GTGGCTAATGTGCGTCATCGGGCGCGCATTGCGGCAATGCAGGTGCTGTTTGAGCTTGACATTACCGATCATCCGCTTGATCAGGTGTTGCAGCGACGCCTGGACGATGAAGCATTGCCTGGCGATGCCGCTGAGTTTGCGCAGCGCATCGTGCGCGGCGCGTGGGAGCGACACACGTATCTCGACAATGTGATCGAGCAGGCCGCGCCGAACTGGCCGATCTATCAGATGCCGGCGATCGAAAAGGCGATCTTGCGCCTGGCAATCTGGGAGCTGCTGCTCAACGACCAAGATCCTGCTCCTGCCAAGGCGGTGATTAACGAAGCCGTCGAGCTGGCGAAACATTTCGGTGGCGACAATTCGAGTCGCTTTGTCAATGGTGTGCTGGGCACTGTTGTCAGTCAACGGGAGTCCTGA
- a CDS encoding acyl carrier protein, whose product MEERLKKLIAEQLGVDESRVVASASFTDDLEADSLDLVELIMSLEEEFNVEIPDTDAEKIVTVGDALNYLRERAA is encoded by the coding sequence ATGGAAGAACGATTGAAAAAGCTGATCGCGGAGCAGCTTGGCGTCGACGAGAGCCGCGTGGTCGCTTCGGCGTCCTTCACCGACGATCTTGAGGCCGACTCGCTGGATCTGGTCGAGCTGATCATGTCGCTTGAGGAAGAGTTCAACGTCGAGATTCCCGACACCGACGCCGAAAAGATCGTGACGGTCGGCGACGCGCTGAACTACCTGCGCGAGCG